The Planctomycetota bacterium sequence GGATTCCCCCCCGTCACGGCGGACGAGCGCTCCGCCGGCGGGGAAGGTGCTCCCGCGAAACTCGACTTCAACCGCGACATTCGCCCGATCCTGGCCGAGCGCTGCATCCTCTGCCACGGTCCGGATTCGAAGGCGCGCACCTCGGCGTTGCGGCTGGACACGCGCGAAGGGGCCACGGCGGACCTCGGAGGCTACGCGGCGATCGTGCCCGGAAAGCCGGAAAAGAGCGAACTTGTTCGGCGGATCACGTCGCGGGACCCCGGGGAGGCCATGCCGCCGCCGAAATCGGGCAAGAAGCTCACGGCCCGGGAGGTGGAGCTTCTGAGGCGGTGGATCGCGGAGGGGGCGCCGTACGAGCGGCACTGGGCGTTC is a genomic window containing:
- a CDS encoding c-type cytochrome domain-containing protein translates to MIRRESVRTMERSGNRPREGVPKVIRGVPIFFLMLFAGFPPVTADERSAGGEGAPAKLDFNRDIRPILAERCILCHGPDSKARTSALRLDTREGATADLGGYAAIVPGKPEKSELVRRITSRDPGEAMPPPKSGKKLTAREVELLRRWIAEGAPYERHWAF